The Desulfitibacter sp. BRH_c19 sequence ATTATATATGCTAAAAAAAGAACCATCCCATAATTTATAAATCTTTAGGAAGGTTCTTTTAAAATATTTTTTATGTTTTTTAGTGCTTGTCTCTCAATCCTAGATACCTGAACCTGTGATAAGCCTACAATATCAGCTACTTCCATTTGTGTTTTATCATGAAAAAAGCGTAGTAGGATTATTTGTTTATGTTTTTGAGGTAAGTGTTTTAATACTTCTTTAACAATTATTTTATCAAACCAGGCATCCTCACTTACTTTACTGTCACTTAACTGATCTACCACTAGTATAGGGTCTCCTTCATCTTGATACAAAGTATCATGAATAGAAGTCGTAGATTGTACTGCATCCAGGGCAGTAATTATATCTTCCTTTGGAATATCTAATTTTTCACTTAGTTCTATTAGCGTTGGTTCTCTACCTAGTTCTTTTATCAATTCTTCTTTCATCCTATATGCTTTAAAGGCTGTTTCTTTAAGTGAACGGCTTATTTTTATGGAACTATCATCCCTTAAGAATCTACGTATTTCCCCAAGTATCATAGGAACAGCATATGTAGAAAATTTAACCTGATAGTTTAGGTCAAACTTATCAATGGATTTCATTAAACCTATAGTTCCGATTTGGAAAAGATCTTCAAGGTCATGTCCTCTATTCTCAAATCTTTGTACAAGGTTGAAAACTAGTTTTAAATTACAATTTATCAGACGCTCTCGAGCTTCCCCATCTCCTTCTTTAGTCTTCTTTAGGAGCTCTTGCATCTCCTTATCGGATAATAAAGGAAATCTAGGTAAATTCATCTCAGACAATCTAGACCCCATACCTATCACCTAATTTTTTAAAGTATTATTAATTCGTTTCTCCATAATAACCTGTGTTCCTGAACTGAGCTTTGAATTAACAGTTAAAGAATCCATGAAAGAGCACATAAACACAAACCCTAATCCCATTCTTTCAGGGTCAGAAGAATAAGCTGGCTGCACAGCTTCGTCGACATCCTCAATACCTTTACCAGTATCCTCTACCTCTATCTGTAATCTGTCTTCGTAGCGAATAATCTTAACTTTTATTATTCCTTCTTCTGAATTATCATATCCATGAATTATAGAATTTGATACAGCTTCAGAAACTGCAACTTTAATTTCTTCTAATTCATTTAATGTTAGGTCATCTTGTGCTGCAAAAGAAGCTACTGCTACCCTGGCTAAACTAACATTCTCCTGGAGACTCAGAAACTCCATTTTCAATGAATTAAAAATTATATCACTCTTTTTAGTCATTTAAATAATCCTCCTATATGTCCATTTGTTGTTCTGTAACTTTAAGTAATCTCATTATTCCAGACAATTCCAGGACACGTTTTACTTGAGGTTGTACTTCTTTTATGTATATTTTCGTTCCTGATGGATGTAATTTTTTGTATCTACCAAGCAAAACACCCAACCCTGAACTATCTATAAAATTAACATTTGAAAAATCCAAGATCAAATCTTTTCCTGGATTTTTATTAATTAATTCATCCAATTCTGTGCGAAGCTTGTCCGCCACCCTTAAGTCTAACTCCCCAGCAATAGTAATAACCATACTGTTATCCAATACCTCTATATCCTTTAGCAAAATGTTTCCCCCTTAAGTTGCATTCTACAAAAATATTCTACCATCTTTTACATCCTTCCTGCATAGTATTTAGAGAAATAATGTCGAAATAGAAGGCATCACAAAAAAAGAAGGGGGATTTCCCCCTTCATCTTCTTTGATACTATTCAAACTAAGTTGTGTATTATACCGCCAAACTAAATACACATTTAAATACTTTAGTAACCATTTGCAACAGGGTACCCTTTGGAACCTCAGATGCAGTAACTAATTCAAAGCTTTTAATTTCCTTACCATCTTTTATTACAGTAAGTTCACCTGCTACAGTTCCTTTCTCAACTGGTGCATGTAAATAGGGATATATGGATATTTTAGTGGAAAAGCCTTCATCCTGACCCTTAAGAATTGTAACGCCTACATTTTCAGTAGTAATCACGTCAACAAAATCAGTAGCACCTTTGCCGACTCGAGCTTGACCAAAAACTTTATTCTCTGCATAAAATTTTTTAAAAATAAATTTTGAAAAACCATAGTTAAACAACTTCATACTCTCCCTAAAATGCCCATTTACTTCATCAACACCCATAACAACTGCTATTAAACGTAGACCATCTCTTGAAACTGTGGCAACAAGGTTTCTTTTAGCTGCCGAAGTAGTTCCTGTCTTAAATCCATCCGCTCCAGGGTACCACCAAAGCAATTTATTCAGACTATATCTAGCAGTTGGAGGATCTTCACGGAATTCATGGTACTGTATTGACGTAAATTCCAAAGTTTTTGGATATCTTAAGCTGTATTGTCCAATTAAAGCCATATCTTTTGCAGTTGTGTAATGTTCATCATCATGTAATCCGTGAGAGTTTACAAAATGGGTATTTGTACATCCTATCTCTTTAGCCATTTCGTTCATCATGTCTGCAAACGCTTCTTCACTCCCTGCAATATGCTCAGCGACTGCCACACTTGCATCATTTGCAGAACCTAGTATTACTGCCTTCAGCATTTCTTCCATGGTAAACTCTTCTCCAACCTCAAGGTACAATTGGGCTCCCCCGTAGCTGGCAGCGTTATCACTAGTAATGACAGTCTCCTCAAGGGATAGTTCACCCTTTTCAACTAGGTCCAAAGCAATCAAAAGGGTCATTAATTTTGTCATACTAGCGGGATACCATTTAGTTTCGCTATCTAAGTCAAAAAGAACATCACCTGTTGCTGCATCTATCAGAATAGCCGATTCCGCTTGAATATCTACCTCTGCGCTTACTGGTACACACATAATAGCAATAATAAAAAAGGCAAAAATGAATATTATTATAGGCCCTTTACTCCAATACATAAAAATCTCCCCCTATTAACTCTTTGTCCGCTTCCTTTATTTCAATTTATTTAAGTTAATAGGGTTTTATGACACTTAATTTGGGGATATCTACATGCATCCAACATCGTGCGTCATAGATCTTGAACGGATATTCTATCAAAGATTAATGGCTGATCCTCAAGTCTAGCATCCTTAATGATAATGGCATCCATTAAAATATCAATGGCAAGGTCAAGGTTATGCTTATTCCTGGAGTGGATATTTGCAATGATCTCACCAGGATTTACCATATCTCCAATCCTCTTGTTTAATGTAACACCAACTTCTAAATAAATTTCCTGCCCCTTATATTCTCTACCAGCACCTAGGACCATCGCAGCTTTACCTATTTTTTCAGCATTTAATTCCCATATGCAACCTTTTTTATCAGCATGCACAGGTGTGATTGTTGATGCCTGTGGAAGTAGTGATAAATCACTTACTACATTTGCATTGCCACCTTGATTCTCGATAATTTCTGATAATTTTTCAATTGCCCTTCCACTTTCAATTAATCCTCTAAGAAGATTAATTGCCTGCTTTTTATCTTCCACAGCATTAGCCATTAATAACATTTCTGAAGCTAACTCAATAGAAAGCCGATACAAATCACCTTTTAACTCCCCTCGGAGAGTCAAAATGGCCTCTTTAACCTCCAGAGAATTACCAATGGAACTACCTAATGGCTGGTCCATATTTGTGATTAAAGCAACTGTTTCTCTATTCATACCAGTACCAATTTTAACCATGGTCTTGGCTAATTTCAATGCATCCTCTAGATTTTTCATAAAAGCACCTTTACCCACTTTAACATCAAGCAGTATCTTGTCAGCCCCAGAAGCTATTTTTTTAGACATCACACTACTTGCAATTAAAGGTATTATATCTACTGTAGCAGTAACATCCCTTAATGCATAGAGCTTTTTATCAGCAGGCACAAGATTTCCTGTTTGACCTGCAATTACAGCACCAGACTTATGAACCATTTGAAAAACACTTTTTGAATCTAATTCCACATTAAAGCCTGGAATTGACTCTAGTTTATCAATAGTTCCACCTGTATGTCCTAAGCCTCTGCCTGACATCTTAACAACTGGTACACCAGTTGCAGCAACTAGTGGTACAAGAATTAGGGTAGTTGTATCTGCAACTCCTCCTGTACTATGCTTATCTACTTTGCAACCTGGAAGAAAAGAAAGATCGATAGTATCTCCTGAATTGATCATGGCCTTTGTTAAGTTAATGGTTTCCTCTTCTGACAGTCCATGAAAATAAACTGCCATGGACCAGGCAGCAATTTGATAATCAGGAATACTTTCTTTAACAAAACCATCTATCAGAAAATTAATTTCATCCTTGGTCAATTCCAGTCCATTTCTTTTCTTTAAAATTACTTCATATGCCCTCATAACTACAACCTCCTGACAACGCCTCTAAGAACATTAATAAATTTATCCTTAACTTTATTGGCTGTTTCCACAACCTCTTCATGGTTTAGTTTTGCGTCTAACACACCTGCTGCCATATTTGTAATGCAAGATATGCCTAATACTTTAATACCCATGTGATTAGCTGCAATTGTCTCTGGAACAGTTGACATACCTACAGCGTCAGCTCCTATTGACCTTAAATAACGAATTTCAGCAGGAGTCTCATAGCTTGGACCTGTTACAGCTGCATAAACCCCTTTTCTTACGTCTATTGTTAAATCCTTAGCTGTTGCTAAGGCTATTTCTCTTAAAGCTAGATTGTATGCTTCAGACATATCAGGGAACCTTTCCCCTAAGTGACCAATATTTTTACCCATTAGTGGATTAACACCCATCAGGTTTATATGATCTTTTATAACCATTAAATCCCCTGGCTGAAAGTCCAGGTTAATGCCACCAGCAGCATTGGTAATAATCAGGTTCTTAATGCCTAATTGTCCCATGACCCTAACTGGATAGACAACATCTGCCATTGAATAACCCTCGTAATAATGAAACCTGCCCTGCATAGCCACAACCTTTTTACCTTCAAAGTCTCCAACAATCATTTGACCTTTATGCCCCTCTACAGTAGTGATAGGAAAATGGGGAATTTTATTATATGGTAGGGTAGTTTTATTTTTTATTTCTTCGGCCATCACGCCAAGGCCAGAACCTAAGATAATCCCAATATCTGGTTTATCAGTTATTGAATTTAATATGTACTTTTTAGTATCTTCCAATTCTCTAATAATTTTATTAATCATAATCTATCTCCCTTCATTTAATAAAAAAATCTTTACTCATATCAGTTCCATTTGGTGGTGCATTTGTACCTAATAAGCTAGTTATGGTAGCTGCCACATCGGCAAAGGTATCTCTAATTCCCAGAGACAAAGCTTTCACCTGAGAACCGTAAATAATTAGTGGAACATATTCACGGGTATGATCTGTACCAGCCATGGTTGGATCACAGCCATGATCAGCAGTAATTATTAGGATATCGTCTTTGCCTAGTTTAACTAGTATCTTGGGTAATTCTCTGTCAAATTCCTCCAAGGAATCAGCATAGCCCCTTGGATTATTTCTATGACCATACTTCATATCAAATTCAACTAGATTAGTAAAGATAAGTCCTTTCTTTACATTAGCTAGGGCTTCAATTGTTTTATTAATGCCATCAAGATTACTGATTGTTGCTATCGTCTGGGTAAGCCCCCTACCAGCATATATGTCCTTTATTTTTCCTATACCAAACACTTCTAACCCAGCTTCTTTAAGTATATCAAGTAACATAGGGTATGGCGGTTCTAGAGAAAAATCATGTCTATTGGCTGTTCTTACAAAACTACCAGGACTCCCTAAAAATGGCCTTGCTATAACTCTACCAACACCATGTGGTGGTTTCAAAATGTCTCTAGCAATTTGACAGTATTCATAAAGGGTTTCTAGGGGAATAATTTCTTCATGGGCTGCAATTTGAAGAACACTATCAGCAGAGGTGTAAACAATAGGTTTTCCAGTTTCCAGATGCTCTTTACCCAGCATTTCGATAATCTCTGTTCCAGAGGCAGCTATATTGCCAAGGATTCCTCTGCCAATTCTTAGCTTGAATTCATTTAATACCTCATCTGGAAATCCATTAGGATATGTAGGAAATGGCTCAGAGACAATTTGGCCGGCTAATTCCCAATGACCTGTTGTTGTATCCTTTCCAGAAGATTTTTCAGCCATTTTAGCATAAGCCCCAAGAGGAGTAGCAAGTCTGTCCACTCCCATGACATCAATTATATTACCAAGCCCTAAGCTTTCCAGATTAGGTACATTCAAACCACCTATTGCTCTTGCTAAATTTTTTAAAGTATTACTTCCAGTATCACCATATAGATGAGCATCTGGTAATTCTCCAACTCCTACACTATCTAAAACTATTACTAAAACTCTATTTATCGTCATATCAGCCTACTACCTCTCTATTCTTATTATGTCTTGTTTCATGCCTCATCTATTAGCTTTCATGCCTTATGTATTCTTTGCCCTAGGATGGGTTTTATCATATACCTTTCTCAGATGACTATTTGTTAAATGGGTATAAATCTGTGTTGTAGAAATATCAGCATGACCAAGCATTTCTTGAACTGCCCTTAAATCTGCTCCATTTTCCAGTAAATGGGTCGCAAAGGAATGTCTAAAGGTATGTGGTGTAATTTCACTAACACCTGCGCCTTTAGCATATTTTTTAATGATTTTCCATAATCCTTGTCGTGTCAAACGGTTTCCCATACTGTTAACAAATAGAGACTTTTCACCAGGCTTTTTAATTAGTTTAACCCTTGCTTGCTCTAAATATTGAGTTACGAAAAAAATTGCCATTGAACCTAGGGGAACTATCCTCTCCTTTGAACCTTTTCCAAAGCATCTAATAAATCCTTGATTTAATTCAAGATCACTAAGATTTAATGAAGTCAATTCTGTTACCCTT is a genomic window containing:
- a CDS encoding RNA polymerase sigma-G factor (sigma factors are initiation factors that promote the attachment of RNA polymerase to specific initiation sites and are then released; this sigma factor is responsible for the expression of sporulation specific genes and is expressed after engulfment; this factor is involved in the transcription of small acid-soluble proteins involved in protecting the forespore chromatin), with product MGSRLSEMNLPRFPLLSDKEMQELLKKTKEGDGEARERLINCNLKLVFNLVQRFENRGHDLEDLFQIGTIGLMKSIDKFDLNYQVKFSTYAVPMILGEIRRFLRDDSSIKISRSLKETAFKAYRMKEELIKELGREPTLIELSEKLDIPKEDIITALDAVQSTTSIHDTLYQDEGDPILVVDQLSDSKVSEDAWFDKIIVKEVLKHLPQKHKQIILLRFFHDKTQMEVADIVGLSQVQVSRIERQALKNIKNILKEPS
- a CDS encoding anti-sigma F factor, with product MTKKSDIIFNSLKMEFLSLQENVSLARVAVASFAAQDDLTLNELEEIKVAVSEAVSNSIIHGYDNSEEGIIKVKIIRYEDRLQIEVEDTGKGIEDVDEAVQPAYSSDPERMGLGFVFMCSFMDSLTVNSKLSSGTQVIMEKRINNTLKN
- the deoA gene encoding thymidine phosphorylase (Catalyzes the reversible phosphorolysis of thymidine, deoxyuridine and their analogues to their respective bases and 2-deoxyribose 1-phosphate), which gives rise to MRAYEVILKKRNGLELTKDEINFLIDGFVKESIPDYQIAAWSMAVYFHGLSEEETINLTKAMINSGDTIDLSFLPGCKVDKHSTGGVADTTTLILVPLVAATGVPVVKMSGRGLGHTGGTIDKLESIPGFNVELDSKSVFQMVHKSGAVIAGQTGNLVPADKKLYALRDVTATVDIIPLIASSVMSKKIASGADKILLDVKVGKGAFMKNLEDALKLAKTMVKIGTGMNRETVALITNMDQPLGSSIGNSLEVKEAILTLRGELKGDLYRLSIELASEMLLMANAVEDKKQAINLLRGLIESGRAIEKLSEIIENQGGNANVVSDLSLLPQASTITPVHADKKGCIWELNAEKIGKAAMVLGAGREYKGQEIYLEVGVTLNKRIGDMVNPGEIIANIHSRNKHNLDLAIDILMDAIIIKDARLEDQPLIFDRISVQDL
- a CDS encoding purine-nucleoside phosphorylase, with amino-acid sequence MINKIIRELEDTKKYILNSITDKPDIGIILGSGLGVMAEEIKNKTTLPYNKIPHFPITTVEGHKGQMIVGDFEGKKVVAMQGRFHYYEGYSMADVVYPVRVMGQLGIKNLIITNAAGGINLDFQPGDLMVIKDHINLMGVNPLMGKNIGHLGERFPDMSEAYNLALREIALATAKDLTIDVRKGVYAAVTGPSYETPAEIRYLRSIGADAVGMSTVPETIAANHMGIKVLGISCITNMAAGVLDAKLNHEEVVETANKVKDKFINVLRGVVRRL
- a CDS encoding phosphopentomutase (catalyzes the transfer of phosphate between the C1 and C5 carbons of pentose); the encoded protein is MNRVLVIVLDSVGVGELPDAHLYGDTGSNTLKNLARAIGGLNVPNLESLGLGNIIDVMGVDRLATPLGAYAKMAEKSSGKDTTTGHWELAGQIVSEPFPTYPNGFPDEVLNEFKLRIGRGILGNIAASGTEIIEMLGKEHLETGKPIVYTSADSVLQIAAHEEIIPLETLYEYCQIARDILKPPHGVGRVIARPFLGSPGSFVRTANRHDFSLEPPYPMLLDILKEAGLEVFGIGKIKDIYAGRGLTQTIATISNLDGINKTIEALANVKKGLIFTNLVEFDMKYGHRNNPRGYADSLEEFDRELPKILVKLGKDDILIITADHGCDPTMAGTDHTREYVPLIIYGSQVKALSLGIRDTFADVAATITSLLGTNAPPNGTDMSKDFFIK
- a CDS encoding recombinase XerD, producing MRVLLERFIHYLAVERALADNTLSSYLSDLEMFIAFLEEKDLNSVELLNNQHLIEYILFLKASNKAPATISRNRAAIKTFFKFLVNEGILDNNPSETLQSPRLSRKLPQTLSMEQIDILLQRPRVKTTIGLRDRAMLEVLYASGLRVTELTSLNLSDLELNQGFIRCFGKGSKERIVPLGSMAIFFVTQYLEQARVKLIKKPGEKSLFVNSMGNRLTRQGLWKIIKKYAKGAGVSEITPHTFRHSFATHLLENGADLRAVQEMLGHADISTTQIYTHLTNSHLRKVYDKTHPRAKNT